The Helianthus annuus cultivar XRQ/B chromosome 11, HanXRQr2.0-SUNRISE, whole genome shotgun sequence region CTGTGTGATTTTTGTCAACTATCTAAAAGGTTGTTTGACTTTGACCATAAAAGTCAAAGAGAGTAATCTTGATGATTTGGGATAATaagtaatgttttttttttctctttttttccaGATGGTACATCCCGAGACCTGCCTTGGGGCGCGTTAGATGACGTTGTGATGGGCGGAGTTAGTGAAAGTCAATTCCGGATAGTCCCCAATGGTGGTGAAACCGGTGGACCGACAGGTCTTTTTACAGGTATGTTAACAAAATTGTATTTTGTGACCTCAACCAATGGGTCTTGACACGACCAGAAACCCAACACGAAAAAGAACAGGTTTGGGTCGACTAGCACGTCCCGTTTAAAAAAAAGGTtgggttcgggttgacccgtatTAAAAACAGGTCGGGTTTGGGTTGACCTGTTAGCCCATTTAACTATTTAGGcaaaaaaaacttttatatttttgtttttgttttttccgtTTCTATTTTACATGGTTAGTCATAATAATGTTAATTTTGACACATTATATTATTTACTTGTCACACTTATACCTCACCATTAAACATGTTATCGATAACCCGCTTAAAACCCAACAACTCGCTTATAAATCCTCAACTTGTATGACTCATTTGAAAATAAgggttaaacgggtcgtgttcgggttgacCCTAATTTATATGTGTGCGGGTTAGGGTCGAAATCTTTGACCCAAATAAtaatatgggtcgggttcgggttgaacatTTCAACCCACCAACCCATTAACTCGACACGATTGACGCCCCTCTCAAgcttcaattttttaatttttttctgtgtgttttttaaatttttttttttttaaactgtaGGTACTGTTTCTACCGCAAACAATGGAGGGTTTACTAGTATTAGGACAAAGGTGAAATGTTTCCCACATTGTTTCACAATGAGTTAATAAATGAAACGCGGGATTTGTTTTAAACCATGTTTTCTTTCTAGAACTTTGACGTTGCAGAAAATCTGTCTGCATATGATGGTTTGGAGTTGCGCCTTAAAGGAGATGGACGTCGTTATAAGCTTATTGTTCGGACTAGCCGTGATTGGGATACTGTGGGTTATACTATTGGTTTTGACACCGTCAAAGACCAATGGCAATCAGTAAGTGACAACACATCATTATTGCTCAAATTGAGAAAGAATTATGGGTGGCATTCGTGTCGGGTTGCATCGAATCATCGATAGACCTGAACACAACCCATATATTTATTTGTGACAGACATCAATCCTAACCCACTCAAActtaaaatcatgcaagatgaacatgacccatttaacccatttatctaaatgagccaaacgggttggTGGTTCGTAAATGTATTGTAAATTTGTTAAACGGGTTGAGGATTGTAATagataggttttttttttttttttttttttttttttttttttttttttttaattgaatttcaatatcattccacacgaaaaagtgcaattacaaagcaatggcaggtcgTACAATAGATAGGTTAGACGGGTCGTACGTGGGTTGGCAGGTCGACTTGCTTAATTAAACAGGTTGGCGGGTCGACTTGTTTGATTAAACAGGTCAACCTGAACACGACCCATTTAATTAAATAGGTCAACCCAAACACGACCCATTTAATTAAACGGGTCTGCTTATTAAACGGGTTAGATATGACAAAGAATACTTTGTCCAACTGGTGAACTTATTATTTGTTTCTTTTGGTAAGAAATATGAATTATTAACTGAAAATCTATAATATGTCAGGTAAGATTACCGTTTTCTTCTCTACGACCGATATTTCGGGCGAAAACAGTTGCAGATGCCCAACCCTTTGACCCAAGTCAAATCATATCATTTCAGGTCTAATAATCTTATTTTGCTAAAAAGACTATCCCTTTTGTGTTTTTGCTTAACCACTCTTTCCCAAAAACATATTTTGAAAACGAAAACCTTTCCAGTTAATGTTCAGCAAATTCGAATACGACGGCAAACTGAATCCAACATTTGTAGAAGGTCCCTTTCAGCTTCCGGTACAAAACATACGCGCATATATAGCAGAGCCCATCCTTCCAAGGTTTAATTATCTATATATTTTTATGATGTTTTGTTTGTGGATAAAAGGTTAGTTACTAACCGTTGGTGGTCGGTTGATGACTGCACAGATTCGTGCACGTGGGGTCCGCTGGTGTTACTAGACCCGAAAGACCCGGACTAGATCTAAGTAAACAACCACCTGCTGTCAGATTGAACAAAGAACTCGGATCTATTCTAACATTCAAGTTGAAGGTAGGCTCTATTTATGCAAAGTATACACATGTGGTGCATGAGGCGTTTTCCAGATCGCCTCGTGCCTTGTGCCATATTTGCGCTTTTTAAAACCGAGACGGTTTAGATTGAACAAATAACTGATGATTATTAATATGCATGGTCGTTTGATTTGTCGACAGGGGGAGGATTTGATAAGGGAAAGCGGGATTCCATATACGATAGTTAGGCCTTGTGCTTTAACGGAGGAACCAGCAGGAGCGGACCTTATATTTGATCAAGGAGACAATATAACCGTATTTTTCTATAAACTACCTCTTTATACACATACATCTTTTAGTGGTGCGTTAACACAAAACCGATGTTAAGGAGAATAATGCAAGAAACCACATAATACACTTGTACGAATTACATAGTGCTTTGTTGTGTTAATGGGAGAAAGAAAGAGAGTGGGGTAGGCGGTTACATAATCACCTTATctaagcagttaatgcggtaaactATCGGATatgagatatcggttatcgcggtgggatatcggtaattttaatatcatgtagaatttatatatagcaatttaacagacttagttttgctattcaaaaaagagtagcggcgcagcttgttgcccgtttaccaattATCTCCATGTAAATTCGTAacgtatatatataataaattaggTAATGTCATGttatttaacactaacaattcagtatacgcTCGCTCCTACCATTAacagattaaccttttgcaacttgcaaaacactaacagttgtagcaagtaggaaTTTATTAAGATttaaaacactaacaattaacaattaagacttaaaacaataatagcagcaataagaaagacgaatggtagaactaagaataAAGCTATTGATATCAGGAATATCAGTCAAATATCGGAAATATCGGAAATATCGGTCAAAATCAACgatattatcggtaccgatattccgaccaatatttgacaccgatattttacatgggaccgataaccgatatatcaccgatattcaCTGCATAGCACATTATGTATCACACTTAAAGCAAAAGATGCAAGTGTTTATGCGGTTCTCACATTTCTCTGCTTATTTTTGGTTCTATATTGAACACTATACTACTTATGCAGGGAAAGATATCAAGAGAAGAAGTGGCGAAAATTTGTGTTGCTGCTCTTGAAAGCCCGTACGCGTGTGACACGACCTTTGAGGTTATATATCATCTTTAATTCTCATCCTACTTGGCTTTTGCGGTCAAACATGCCTTTTTTGAAATCCAATATTCACTTGATTTTTGCATTATCACAAGATCAAAAACTCCTCTCACTGTTAATGTTTTTAACAATTCAACTTGGCAGCTGCGTTTTTCGTTAGTTCTTCGTAAACCCATATCATTTTTGGATTCGAAACGTGCTACCATTGACCAAAAAGTCAAAATGTATTACATGTTAATATGTTATGTTTCATGTGTTAAAACACATCATATTGTTTTATGTAACTGGCTGGCAGGTGAAATGTGTGATTCCATTTAGCGAGCAATACACGATAGATCCCGAAAACCCGCCACCTGAGAAAGACTACGACGAATACTTCAAGACTTTAAAACCAGGCATTACAGGGAAAGAATACTTGGAGAAAACATATGCATCTGTCTAAAAGATGCTGACTGATAGATGATCTTGTATCTATATCTACTACGCATACATCATATACAAACGTTGAAGCTTTACGTTACCCTGTTAATCTCGGGGTGAAGGTGTATCATAAAGTTTTATAAATGTGTAATGATTTTGATAAATATGTGTCGAGATGCACGTCGAACTTCAGCTTGATCTTGTCAGCAGTAAAATGAACATTTGAGGTGAATTAAACTTTGAATGTATAGTTGAACCGCGTGTGGTTTATGATATGATCAACCAGACAACCTACTAAATCTACACATTTGTCCATCATTGGACTTGAACGCTCAACCTCATGGTGAGGTGCAGGGTagatgaaaaaaaattaaaatacgATCAGAAGTAGTAAAAATCAAGTATTATACGGAGAAATTaagatttaaaaataaatacGAGTATTTGAATTTCAaccgaaaaaaaataaaaagaccAAAGATCATCAAACACAATACAAATGATGAGAGGTGTAAACAATACATTATTATAAACAATACATTATTATAAAACAAACCAAAATATTTGAGAATTTTATATAACTAATTTGACTGTACATATCGTTTTTATGCTTCGggttagaatcaaatacaaagtgTACTAAAAATATTGGAATCATCTAATCGAACTCTATGATGTGAGATTTTAAGTTTTTGTTTTTTAGATGTTTAGATTGTAGATTTTAGACCTTTTTTTTACATCATTGTGTCTTCTTATTTAGGAacaatggattttaataatcccaattaTTGCCCGTTGGCCGGCAATTTTAACTTCAAAAATTCCCACTGGCGGTCTCATCTTTTCACATATTTGCcttcaatggaccctgactaacagaaccctaacgccgttagtctccggtcgccggaaaaaaacatttttggccggaaactcaacattttcatctcaaacctctttgtaaccttattacgcaTCTTTAGGAACATTTTCTAGTAAAAATCCCCGATTATTAAGGTCGCCGGAAAAACTCATTTTCTCCGGAAAACTTTGTTTTGGCCGGATAACTCATTTTTTTAGCCGGAAAACTCAAAGTTTTCATCCTAAACCTGCTTGTAACCATAGATcagacctttaggaaccttttttcCGCGActggagactaacggcgttagggttctgttagtcagggtatATTGAAGACCACTATGTGAAAAGATGGGACCGCCGGTGGGAATTTTTACAGTTGGTACCGTTGCCGGCCAACGGGTAATAGTtgtgattattaaaatccattattccttttATTTATCATTGTGTGTTTTCTATATTGCGTCATTATCTTTTTTTGTGACTCGTGTTTTAGGTTGCAAAAGCATTTATCTCAATGTTTTAGGTTGCACAAACTGCAAATCAAGTTTTATCAAGCACAATGACGTCAAGAAATCATGTGAGAGTTAAGTACTCTTGACAGGAGCATAATCGATACACGACTCGATAATATATGATAGTGAAGTTTGTCTAACATTTTGAAAAGTTTCATTACACTTTCTATCAAAGTTAACTCTTCACCATCACTTAAACCTTACCTCTTGCCAAACAAAACTTCTAGATTTTAAGATTATATCTTAAATATATTTGAGTTTAAAATTTACACACACATATGAACATTTAAAAAAGCCAAAttatatataactaaatttaAGTAGGGAATTATGGAATTCCATGATTATATGTAATAATAATCACAATCTTatatttaatttttaaattatttttaagtaTATTTGGGTTAGAGACCGTCACACATATATATGGACATGTATAACCAAATTTAAGTAGAGGAACTCTGAAATTCTATTTTAAAACGATTATGTAACTGTGATCACAGTCCCATATCTAATTATAAAATGGTGTTCCATACTCATCCAAATACAAATAAAAGATTGAGTATACCCTTTAGCTTGTTTAAAATTGTATGTTAGGAGTTCCAAATACTTTTCTTATTGTTTTAGTTTTTATGTAACTTTATTACCCAAGAAAATTACAATATGACGACTAAAAATAAGTGAATTAGTAGGTTATTCTATTACCTGAGAATAaaagaagataaaaagaaaaacaaaatgtttCCAGGTAGATTCCCGTTGACGGATATGTATGTTTCGCGTAGTTAGACTGGGTATCACCTCACACCATACTCGTCTCATACCCGTTAACATTTTCAAAACTAATCTATTACCCAGTTCCATATTCGAATGCTCGTCTATAATGTTTTAGGTTTGCACTTCGGGTTCTTGTTCATATGTCATCTGATTCTCGTTCTCTTTCCCTCACTAAAACACTACGTACAAGTAGGAATAAGCAGTCGGTACTGGGTACGAAAAAAATTTCGGTACCGAATCGTACTGTACTGATCGAATTTCGGTACCAATTCAGTACTCATTTTTACGCTTTCAAGATCGGTACTTTCGCTTTGGCATCGGTTTGGTATTTTACCCACTTTTTACCTTTAAATACTATATATTGTACCATACCGAGCACTTTCAGTATCGGTACTTATTTTATGCGATTTTCAAGATCGTTACTTTCGGTTTGGTATTTTACCAAccttttaccttcaaataccgtagCATACCAGTAACGTAACTTTTGATGCCGCTACCCATTTTTAATAATTTTCAGACGTAACTCATTTTTATGTACAAGTGTATTATATCTTACACCACCGGTCTATTTTattaatacatacatatataatacAAAAATAACATTAAAAATTCAGCTTTATCCCCTTACATGAACCAAACATTATAATCAAAACATTGTTCTATTAGCTCGGTGAATCCAAATTGAACTTTTAAGATATCAAACAACTTGGTTGTGAAATGTGATATAAACTATGAAGCCAAAAACCAGACAAATTAAGTAGGCGTGGGCTTCCATCCTTGTTCTCCACAACTCCAtgattatatacatacatatgaatctatgatgatgatgatgatgatgatggtgtcaCCCTGACACAACACCCCCTCTTCCTTCCTTCTCtctctatatctatatctatatatagatACACCATACAAATGGCATCCTTGCTTAATTACACCACACCCCCGGTTATTTCTCTTCGAAGAAACGCTAATTTAGGGTCCAATAATAACCCGAATCCAAACCCCAACCCGAATTCCTGCTCTTCATCCTCCTGTTGCCACGCCTTTTCCTGGGCTTTCTCCAATTGTTTTggtaacttttttttttggttCTTTGAAATgggttttttctttttcttttttggtTTTTTGTTGTTGCTTTTGTTACTCAAGAGGAAAGATGTTGCCAACCTTTTGATGGGGATTGTAAAGGGTATTTGTTGAATTTATGTTTTGCCCaaatagtttgtttgtttgtttgtttgtgttgaTATCATGTTATAGCTTTATATAGCCCATTTTGCAGGATAAAAATGGTTACTTTGATTGTATAATCTAGGTAGTTGAAGGGTGAAGATATAATAAGTTGTTTGATGGTTAAAGATGGGTTCACAAACTTTGTTTTATCTGATTTGGTACTTTGATTTAAATGTTTGATAGTTCTATCTCTTGTTTATAATTGCGGGGTTGAATTTATGCAGGCGTAAACGACATTTGGAAGCGTCAACGTCTTCGAGCTCACGCTATGAGTGCAGCTCAAACTCATGGGAGTTTTATATCACCAACGGGTGCCAATGGGGTGAAAGATGAAGATCCAGATcatcttcttgttcttgttcACGGAATCTATGCAAGGTAATGTACAAATTTCAATTTCAATTATCGAATTTACCTACATGTTGTATATTgggctatgcagttaatatcgccAATATGTCACCGATATATCAGTCCCCTGGCGAGATATTAGTGCAAAATATCGGTAAGAATattggtaccgatattatcggcgatattgaccgatgtATCACCGATTTTCCTGACATTAGTACCTTTCTTTTTAGTTCTACTTCTACCggtcgtctttcttcttattgatgctattagtgttttaagtcttaattagTTCCTACTCGCTACAactgttagtgttttgcaagttgcaaaaggttattttgttaatggtaggagagtatactgaattgttagtgttaaattgctatatatataaattcaacatgatattaaaattaccgatatcccaccgcgataaccgatatctcatataccggtccttgaccgatatccgatatttacCCCATTAACTGCTTAGATATTGGGATATTGATATACACCTAATATCGTAAACAAGATATCTTAAATTGAATCGAGAAACTGTGCATTAGCTTTCGGTTTCATGTATGATATATTGATACTGACATGAACAACACTCTAAATCAATGTATGCAGCCCTAGTGACTGGAGATACGTAGAATCGGAGCTCAAAAGACGGTTAGGGCGACACTTTTTGATATACGGTATGACGTCCTCATACTCGATTCTTTTTTCATGATGGTCACCACTTGTGTCTAAATTCACATGTTAATTGATCGCATTCTCTTCTTTTGAAGAGCTACACAGTGTCATTATACAAATTGATATTTAGGTAATTTTGATGGGTGACATGGCTAAATGTTCATGTTTTTATATGTATACTAGTGGGTTACCACCCGCACATCGCAGCGGGttcaaaacgtagataaaaataagcaaatcgcGAGAGTTAAAGTTGGTTGATGTTTTAGTTTAgtggctaaacatgtcattactAAAGTTGACGGGGTaatgttgtttattattaaagttgagagGCTAAAGTTGTattagttaaggggctaaacatgtaattattaaagttgaggggctaaagttggttAATGCCAAATTTGGTTGATGGGACAAAATAGCATATTGATAGTATATATGATGTGTGTGGTTACAAGTGGCTATGCGGTTCTCGCGGTATTCTATTAAAATTGGTTGTGTATTGAACAacccattatattatattatatataaaaggaaaaattacaagttttgtcctttatctttataccacttttcaggcgttgtcctttttaacgaatgttgacaggcggtgtcctttactaggtattttgttgcaagtttagtcctttacacccaacccagttaaaaaaccctgttaattgttgggtgtaaaggactaaacttgcaacaaaatacctagtaaaggacaccgcctgtcaacaattaacatggttttttaactgggttgggtgtaaaggactaaacttgcaacaaaatacctagtaaacagtggcggatctaggattccgaccaagcaggaacgttttataaataggcggtaacgaaatcgaaaaaacgtcaaatttttccaaaatttacactaaaaacgtcaaaaattttccgaccaagcggtagcaGGCGCTCCCCCTTGTATACACATACATCCGCCCCTgctagtaaaggacaccgtctgtcaacattcgttaaaaaggacaccgcctgaaaaatggtataaagataaaggacaaaacttgtaatttttcctataTAAAATGGTCCTTTTAAAGTTTGATGATTTAGTAATACTTTTTAGAAATTGTGTAACCACACTAGAAACAAGGTAAAAGGGCCTTGTTAATATATGCTATTTTAGTGTATCCCATTGGTTGTTTGATTTTTTAACATGTGTGCAGCAAGTTCTTGTAACACTTACTCTAAAACCTTTGCTGGAATTGACGGGGCTGGAAAACGGTTAGCAGATGAAGTAAGTATCCAAATCTCTGTCAGGAGCTTATTGCATTATGTATGATGTAGGATACGCGTTCATGAACAAGTAATATGCAAATAAAGGGTTATATTACAAATATACAAGTCTAGGTATGTAGTATGCATCTGGTcatccatatcatcatcttctgTTTCTAAACAAAGTACCCTTTTCATATATTGGGGTTTAAACGAGCCGACCTGAGTTAGGACCCGACTAAGCTCAACTTGTTAAAAGCTTGACACGAGTGAAGCCTAAGAGCTTGAGCCCAACTTGGAGCTCGTTTAACAAATGGCCTCGAGCCCCTTGGCTTTAAAAAGCGCGAAGCGCACAAAAGCGCTAAGGTCTAAAATCAAAGCGCAAATCGCAAAAGCGGAGGGCTTTTCGTACGTGAAGCGCAAGGTgcttatataatttattttatatatcctATAGGTTTTTAGCTTCCCTTACCCAAAATATAGttataaataaggtttatatATGATTTAATGTATAAGTCACTTATATGTACAACCATCTTacctacatatataacactataaagCACAAAAACACCTTCTGTACAAGAAGCGCGCGGCTCCGTGGGATCTTTTTCCAAAAAAAGCTCGCTTTTTTGTGCGCTTTTTGTGTAGAGCTCGCCTTATGCCACACAAGGCGCAACTCTTTGCGCCTAAGGTCGCTTTGTGCTTAAGGCGCGCTTTTTTAAATCAAGTCGAGCCCAAGCCTCTTGTACACACATCTACGCAAATATAAATACACACATGTACGTGTACACAtcatggttttaaaaagcgagaagCGCACAAAAGTGACAAGGTCTAAAACCATGGCGCCAAGCGCAAAAGCGCACCGCTTTTCATACCCTAGGTgcaaataattatataatttttttatatattccCTATAGGTTTTTAGCATCATCCACCCAATATTATGACTTTTGAGACAAGtaagctttatatatgttttaatatgGAAATTACATACATGTACAACCTGACAAGCATGAGTCTTTGATTGTCCTTACATgcataaatatatattctaaaatacacatatatacatatatataggtaaaggatcctgtaaaaagtccatcttttgtatatatatatatatatataagtgtgcgCACGCGTGCGTgtgagagtgagagagagagtttTAATGGACGTTGTTCGAAC contains the following coding sequences:
- the LOC110890816 gene encoding protein HIGH CHLOROPHYLL FLUORESCENCE PHENOTYPE 173, chloroplastic; amino-acid sequence: MECCCYSAPTTNPSFKFVKYETVSSSVGTTGFYRSRVSSAGLSNPFLKVNDRIKSVTRQQHSYDLRTYKRAEVRNQGWDFGRFVKTLYFFNGPPSPLKIFESLIANISSTEPTTEKSMDASGIVLVAGATGGVGRRVVDILRNKGLPVRVLVRNEEKARKMLGPDVDLVVGDITKASTLLPDYFKGVKKVINAVSVIVGPKEGDTPDRAKYSQGIKFFEPEIKGDSPELVEYIGMQNLIKALKENLGLKAGKLVFGFEDGTSRDLPWGALDDVVMGGVSESQFRIVPNGGETGGPTGLFTGTVSTANNGGFTSIRTKNFDVAENLSAYDGLELRLKGDGRRYKLIVRTSRDWDTVGYTIGFDTVKDQWQSVRLPFSSLRPIFRAKTVADAQPFDPSQIISFQLMFSKFEYDGKLNPTFVEGPFQLPVQNIRAYIAEPILPRFVHVGSAGVTRPERPGLDLSKQPPAVRLNKELGSILTFKLKGEDLIRESGIPYTIVRPCALTEEPAGADLIFDQGDNITGKISREEVAKICVAALESPYACDTTFEVKCVIPFSEQYTIDPENPPPEKDYDEYFKTLKPGITGKEYLEKTYASV